A region of the Flavobacteriaceae bacterium MAR_2010_188 genome:
TAACTTGGGTAGCATCCAAATTAGCCAATATCTCAGAATTTTTCAAGTTGAGGTCAAAACTGTAAGTGTCGGATAATCCACTGCAGACGGACCAATCACTAATTTCGCCAACTACAGGAATAGAATAAATTGAAAGTCTAAAACTGGTAACTTCAAAACAACTCGATGCGCCCAAAGTTTCAACCCTCAAATAAATGGGAGCGTCATAATCGGTTATACCGAGCAATGAATCTAAACTATTCCCTGCGCCATCGCTATTTGAGGCGCTTTCAGTTTGAAATAATCTTATTTCATAATTGTTAGGATTTTGATTAGGCAGAAGTTCTGACGTCATTTCATCAATATCCTCAACTGTGACTCCAGTACTAGTACAAATAGCATAATCTGTGATACCATTTAGATCTATTCTCTCAACTACGGAGAATTTTTGAGGGCTCACAGCGTAACAGTCTGGATTAATATCTGATGTAACACGTACATAGATTATCTGTTCACCGGATAGATTATAGGCATTATCTAAAGGGTTTCGTGCCTCGTGCGCATCGGTTTCGTTAAGATAATAGGTTACGGAATACAAAGTGGAATCAAGCCCATTGAGAGCATCGCTTGCTTTTTCATTAAAATTATTGGCATAAGTACCATCAGATTCATTCGCACAGACCAACCAATCTGGTAATGCTACCAATACTGGTGCTTGAGTTATGATAAGATTAAAAGAGATTGTTGAAAAGCATGGTGAATTATATTTGTTTTCCGCCCTTATAAAAAATTCCTTGTTCAAATTAAGGATTGAAGAGAAATAGTTTGCAGAGACTGGATTTGAAGAATTCTGTGCATCAGTTTGACTCTGGTACAACGAAAAATTATAATCTTGGGCTGAGCCCGAAGATAGAGAAGCCGCCATCACTGCTTCCAATTCGGAATAATCTATTCCACTATTTGTACAAAAATATTGGTCTGCAATAGGATTGAGAGTAGGTGCGGAATTTAAAATAAGTTGAAATGAACCAGTGCTAAAACATTCATTGATTCCTCTGCTCTCTAACCGATAGTATATGGTCGATGTATTAGCTATTGAATATAAAGTTGAAAGTTCATTTGTTCTCGCAATGGCGTCTGTCTCATTTTTATAATAGAAAACCTTATAATCTGAAGCATTTAAATTACCGATAACTTCTGCGTCCTTTAAACTAAGGTCAAATGAATAAGTGGAGGCGGCAGAACTCTTGCAGGCTTCCCAATCGCTCACCTGATTAGTGGGAGGATTAGTAGTGATTACCAGTCTAAATGATGAAATTACAAAACAACTAGTATCCACTTTTCTTTCAATTCTTATAAATATGACTTTATCGTAGTCTGTAGTGGTCAAAAATATAAAAGGACTAATAGGATTTGTCTTATTGTCTGCATCTGACTGAGAAGGATGGAGTGAGATATTAAAATTCCCTGGTCCTTCGCCATTAAGAAAGGAATAGACCATTGCGCTGATTGCAGCGGTATTTATACCGCTACTAGCGCAGATAAAATATTCATCCACCTCATTTATAACTATACATTCTTGTAGAGGAGGAGGCCAATTCTCCAAATCGGGACCGCTTTTTACGGAAGTAGATGGGGATGATTTAAGATTGTCTTGAATGGAAGAAGTATACCGTTTCTCGCCAGGAGTCTGAGAGAAATGTAACGTTATATTTAGGACAAACAATAAAAACAGATATCTCATTTGATTCTCTTAATATCGATTGTCAAAACTAAACTTAGCATCATACCTTCAAATCTAAAAGCAATAAAAATTTTAAGCTTGGTAAATATAGGCTATCACAGAAGTATCAGATTCTATCTTGAATCATTCGGCAAAACTCTTCAACTTTTTGATTTTCAAGATCAAAAAAAGACTCGTTTGATACTACAAACTTTTGTTTTGGTAGTTTCGGCTAGTCAACCTTTATGATTTTCTTGGTTACAGAATTGCTGCCGTCATTAAATTTCACGATGTAGATTCCAGAATTCAAGTCATCTACTCTAAATTTGTTTGAAACATTTTTTAAGTTTTTCACCTTTTTTCCAAGAATATTGAATATTTCAACATCTACCTTAGAGAAATTTTCAAGATGAACTTCACCGTTAACCACTGGATTAGGATACAGTTTTAATTCATTTATAGATTGATTTGGCACACTTAGAACTGAATAATCCGAAACTACGAGGTCGTCAAAACCAAATGCCTGCCCGGCCTGTACTCCAATCCCCAAGACCATGGTGCTCGTTAAAAAAGCAGCCGGAATTGGAAACTCAAAAGTGGTCCAAGTATCTCGAACAGGAAAAAATGTGATGTCTAATCCTAAGTTATCAGTTCCATTATTAAGTCCGATTGCCATATTGGTTGTTCCGTAACTAAGTGTGGAAGAAATATAATAACGGCCACTTACATAAGCGCCACCAATTACAGAAGACATATCAAATTCAATCGATTTCACTCCAGCGATAGTGTATGCGTCGCAGAGAACTTGTGGATTTAGATTTAAAAAATCGGTATCGTTTTGAGCAGAATTGTAATCTACATCTGTAGAGTTAACCGTCATCGCATTTCCTTTAGACATAAAGGTGCAGGGAGGAGGTCCCACGGTCAACACATCTTCTTTAAACTCACCGGTTGCTTGGGAGATATTTCTAATATTGGTAATGGCATCCGTGGTTTCAAAATCTTGTTCAAAATAAATAGTTTGAGCTTGTGAAAACAGAGTTGCAAGAAAAATCAGGTAAGTAATTTTTTTCATATTGGTGATTTTTTGCTAATTAGATTAAGTATCTGATAATAATACGCTTAAGTTTTATCAAAGTTAATCGGTTTTTCGGAAATACTATCGGCCTTATAATTTTTATCTTTTAGGGTCGAATTGTTTGAGCGGAATTTGGGCCAATCTCCAAAACAAATAAGTAGGAATTTATTCATAGTAGTGGTATATTTCTTATAATAATGTATTTGGGCGTTACAATTATACACTTAAACGATTATATTTCCTAATATTCTTACAAATAAATTATAATATTATTAGATATCCGCTCATAACTAATTGGAAATCAAATAATTGTTATATCCAATTATTGGATATTTTGCTGACGTTTTTTTGATGCATCTGTTAATATTCAGTCTAATAGATAAAATCTTTCGGCCAATAACGGGATATTTAATCTTAATTAGAAAAGTGAGTTTAATAGAAATGTAAAAAGTTAATGTGTTGCCATCTTGCATGGCAACACATTAACTATAAATAAAGGTTTTTACATAAAGTTATTAGATTTAATCCTTAACAAATTTCATTATCTTTTCAATATTGTCATTATCCTTCAGACTTATTAGGTAAAGACCCGAGGCAAGAGTACTCACATTTAGTTGAGCTCGTTTATCTTGGATATTCCCCGACAAGAGAATTTTGCCGCTAAAATCATAAACCACATATGAAAAGTTACCGCTACTGCCCTCCATATTAATATTTAGACTTTTCTCAACCGGATTGGGATAGATTTTAAAATTAGTGAATACCGACCTATTGGCCAATCTAGCAGTTGAGTTAACACAAGTTATCGTGTTGTTAGCACTATTATAAGTTAGGGATGCATGCGCAACATTCCCCACACAAAAGTTAACGACAAGGGTTCCCTTGGCACTCGCCGAAGTAATAAATGACGCCACACCATTAGAGTTGGTTAGTGCACTTCGTTGCTCGGAAAACGTTCCCGAAAAGGTCCCGGTAACCGTCGCATTGGAAACAGGATTGCCCAAGTTATTCAGAATGGTTACAGATGCAGTTCCATATTTACTTCCCTTGGCTGCTGAGGCAGTGCCCGTAACGATGGAAGACACGTACATACTTGAGGCCGTCCCAGTTGTGGTTCCTGTTACAGAAACAACAGAAGATGTTGTTGATGCGCCCAAATTGTCAGTGGCAACAGCTGTTAAATCAGAAGTTCCTGAAGCTACGGACCATGATCGTGAATATGGTGATGTTGTATCTACACCAATCGAACTTCCATTTACAAAAAATTCAACCTGAGAAATTGAACCATCACCATCAGTGGCATTGGCGGCAATACTAATATTAGTTCCGGTAGAATATGAAGACCCATTTGATGGATTGCTAATTGATACATTTGGCGACTGATTTGTTGGCGTGCCGGTGTCAACTGTATAACTGTCTAGATTATCAAAATAGTAAGTATCTGATGTATAACTGTTGGATGCAAATAATAAAATCATAGTTGTAATGCCTGTATCTGAGGCTGTAATATCCGGGCGATCTAATAAAGTGAATTGCAAGCGATGCCAATTACCATTTTCAGTTATTGTTGCAGAATATCTGCTGTGCCTACCGGTTGGGTAATTGGAGGCAGTAGCGTTAGATGTTTCTAGTTGTAGGGTTATTTGAGTCCCGATAGGTGCTGTTGTATAGATGTCAACGTAAAATTTATTGGTTTTGTTTACATATAAAGAGCCATCAGTAATGGTATTTACATTATACACCAATATATCATATTGTTCTTGTGCATTTCTGTCATATTTTCCACTTAGAGCACTGCTGTTTGTGGCGTTTGGTGAAGGATTCGCTAATTCAGTTAGAGTCCCAGTAGAACTTGCATAAGTGGCGGTAGCAGCAGCATCAAAATTTTCAAAAGCATAAGATTTTACATAAGAAGGTTCTACTTCTACTGCTAAATCTAATGTAACGGTTGAACATCCATCATTAAAGGAAGCTGATACCGTTCCGCTCTCATTACCAAAATTGACCGAAATATTAGGTGTGCCCTGGCCGCTAACAATTGTGGCACCGGACGGCACACTCCAACTTACATTTGTGTTATTTGTTACATTTCCTATTGAATAAGAAACTCCTTGTTCTTGATTTGCAACCACATCATCACCACCTATATATGCCTTAAAACCATCGTATACCCTAACATAATCTACTTCCATAGTGGCAGGAAGCATATTGTTATTTACCGGGCCACCGAGATTACCACCAACTGCAACATTTAATAGAAAATGGAAATCCTGATCAAATGGCCAATTATAAGGGGCCACATCTTGAGTAGTTTTTGTAGAAAATAAAATTCCATCTACATACCATCTTATGATTCCTGGTTCCCATTCAATAGCAAATTCATGAAAAGCATTGGTGAAAACATCATTTTTAAGAACAAAGGAATTTCCTTGCGATTGATTGTTTGGATATGGATCGCCATAATGTATATAACCCAAAGTCCGATCAGGATTGGAAGCTACAAATTCCATGATATCTATTTCTCCACTTTGTGGCCAAGGTCCATAGGGCTCGTTGCTGCTGAGCATCCAGAATGCTGGCCATAGGCCATCACCAGCCGGAAGCTTAACAGAGGCCTCAAATCGACCATAAGTGAAATCGGCCTTGGCTTTAGTATTAATTCGTCCAGATGTATATTGTGAACCACGAACACGTTCCTTTTTTGCGGTGATTTTTAGTGTTCCATTGCTGACCACGACATTATTTTGTTGATAGGACTGCAATTCATTGTTTCCCCAACCACAGATTCCCTCCGCGCAGCCATCTCCGATTTGGTAATTCCATTTAGAAAGATCTAAAGAAGTCCCTGTAAATTCATCTTGCCAAACTATATTGGGGCATTGAGAATATCCTATCATACAAGCTAAAAGAAGGCCAATCGATAGAATTAAAGTTTTAAAAGGGTAGAATGTAGTTGTTTGCATAGAAAGATTGTTTTAATTATTTATATATCAGAAAAGTATAAGTAATTCTACGAAAATCCTAAAATATTTCCTATATAGTTAACACATTCAAAAAAAACTAATAACCGAATATTTAAAAAAAGTAAATCGTTATTTTCATTAATCTCTTAGTCCTATCCCACTAATTGTGGATTTAGCCGATAATCTCAATTAATTTTTATGCCATAGTCTGCTTTATAATTGTACTTATAATTGGTATATTTCAACCTTAATTGATACTAAGCTGGTATAAGGTTTATTGGTAATTTCCTTTATCTTTAGATTGTTGATAATTTTTTTGAAGGTATGCAGAGATTTATATTATTAATTCTGTTGAGTTTATTTTTATACAATTGCAGGGATAACGAGGCTCAATTAAATGTGGATTATTTAAGTTCGAAGGATACTATTTATTCAGAACAATTTAGGCCTCAATTTCATTTTACACCTCAGGCAAAATGGATGAATGACCCAAACGGCCTTGTATACAATAATGATACCTACCATCTTTACTACCAATACTATCCCGATTCTACGGTCTGGGGACCAATGCACTGGGGACATGCAGAAAGTAAGGACCTTTTACATTGGACTCATAAACCAATTGCTTTAGCTCCAGATTCTCTGGGATATATTTTTTCTGGTTCTGCGGTGGTCGATAGAAATAATACTTCGGGTTTTGGAAAAGACTATAAACCTCCTATGGTAGCAATCTTTACCTACCACTCTATGGAGGGTGAAAAAGCAGGACGAAGCGATTTTCAAACACAAGGTATTGCCTATAGCAATGACGATGGTCTCACTTGGAAAAAGTACAAAGGCAATCCAGTTATTAAAAATGACAGCATTCGGGATTTTAGAGACCCAAAGGTTTTTTGGCATGATGCCTCTAACAAGTGGATTTTAATTCTGGTCGCTGGTGACCACGCCCTTTTTTACAATTCTGATAATTTGAAGGACTGGAGTCTCGTTGGCGATTTCGGGAAACAATTCGGTGCACATGGCGGCGTTTGGGAATGCCCGGATTTGTTTAAGTTGAATATCGATAACACCGATGAAGAAAAGTGGGTTCTTTTAATAAGCATTAATCCGGGTGGGCCAAATGGCGGAAGTGCCACCCAATATTTTATCGGGAATTTTGACGGTAAGACATTTACTCCAGACCATCTAGATGTTCGCTGGTTAGATTACGGTATGGATAATTATGCAGGCGTTACCTATAACCATACCCCAAAAAATGAACGTATTTTAATAGGATGGATGAGCAACTGGAACTACGCACAAGAAACTCCAACCGAAGAATGGCGCTCAGCCATGACCTTGCCTCGAAAGTTGACCCTATATAAAGATGGTGAAGAAGTAAGATTGAGAAATTATCCTATCAATGAATTCGATAATCTGGTCGCCGAGGAAGTTGATTTTTCTACAGATTTAGAAACTACAATTCTGCTTAAAACTAATCCTAGATTAGGTTCTGACATTACGTTTAGAGCGAATTTAACCAAACCGCTAACTGTAAAACTCTCTAACCGTTCGCGAGAAGATTTTGTCTTTGCCGCCAATCCAAAAACCCAGCTTTTAACCGTAGATAGAGCAAATTCGGG
Encoded here:
- a CDS encoding Por secretion system C-terminal sorting domain-containing protein, which encodes MKKITYLIFLATLFSQAQTIYFEQDFETTDAITNIRNISQATGEFKEDVLTVGPPPCTFMSKGNAMTVNSTDVDYNSAQNDTDFLNLNPQVLCDAYTIAGVKSIEFDMSSVIGGAYVSGRYYISSTLSYGTTNMAIGLNNGTDNLGLDITFFPVRDTWTTFEFPIPAAFLTSTMVLGIGVQAGQAFGFDDLVVSDYSVLSVPNQSINELKLYPNPVVNGEVHLENFSKVDVEIFNILGKKVKNLKNVSNKFRVDDLNSGIYIVKFNDGSNSVTKKIIKVD
- a CDS encoding fructan beta-fructosidase, which gives rise to MQRFILLILLSLFLYNCRDNEAQLNVDYLSSKDTIYSEQFRPQFHFTPQAKWMNDPNGLVYNNDTYHLYYQYYPDSTVWGPMHWGHAESKDLLHWTHKPIALAPDSLGYIFSGSAVVDRNNTSGFGKDYKPPMVAIFTYHSMEGEKAGRSDFQTQGIAYSNDDGLTWKKYKGNPVIKNDSIRDFRDPKVFWHDASNKWILILVAGDHALFYNSDNLKDWSLVGDFGKQFGAHGGVWECPDLFKLNIDNTDEEKWVLLISINPGGPNGGSATQYFIGNFDGKTFTPDHLDVRWLDYGMDNYAGVTYNHTPKNERILIGWMSNWNYAQETPTEEWRSAMTLPRKLTLYKDGEEVRLRNYPINEFDNLVAEEVDFSTDLETTILLKTNPRLGSDITFRANLTKPLTVKLSNRSREDFVFAANPKTQLLTVDRANSGVVDFGKEFATKKQSQPYLPQDKMVEVRMIVDASSVEIFVEKGKYVFTNQVFPAETYSRLLISPADDESVENIEINLIKSVWIDEE
- a CDS encoding Por secretion system C-terminal sorting domain-containing protein; amino-acid sequence: MQTTTFYPFKTLILSIGLLLACMIGYSQCPNIVWQDEFTGTSLDLSKWNYQIGDGCAEGICGWGNNELQSYQQNNVVVSNGTLKITAKKERVRGSQYTSGRINTKAKADFTYGRFEASVKLPAGDGLWPAFWMLSSNEPYGPWPQSGEIDIMEFVASNPDRTLGYIHYGDPYPNNQSQGNSFVLKNDVFTNAFHEFAIEWEPGIIRWYVDGILFSTKTTQDVAPYNWPFDQDFHFLLNVAVGGNLGGPVNNNMLPATMEVDYVRVYDGFKAYIGGDDVVANQEQGVSYSIGNVTNNTNVSWSVPSGATIVSGQGTPNISVNFGNESGTVSASFNDGCSTVTLDLAVEVEPSYVKSYAFENFDAAATATYASSTGTLTELANPSPNATNSSALSGKYDRNAQEQYDILVYNVNTITDGSLYVNKTNKFYVDIYTTAPIGTQITLQLETSNATASNYPTGRHSRYSATITENGNWHRLQFTLLDRPDITASDTGITTMILLFASNSYTSDTYYFDNLDSYTVDTGTPTNQSPNVSISNPSNGSSYSTGTNISIAANATDGDGSISQVEFFVNGSSIGVDTTSPYSRSWSVASGTSDLTAVATDNLGASTTSSVVSVTGTTTGTASSMYVSSIVTGTASAAKGSKYGTASVTILNNLGNPVSNATVTGTFSGTFSEQRSALTNSNGVASFITSASAKGTLVVNFCVGNVAHASLTYNSANNTITCVNSTARLANRSVFTNFKIYPNPVEKSLNINMEGSSGNFSYVVYDFSGKILLSGNIQDKRAQLNVSTLASGLYLISLKDNDNIEKIMKFVKD
- a CDS encoding gliding motility-associated C-terminal domain-containing protein, with the translated sequence MRYLFLLFVLNITLHFSQTPGEKRYTSSIQDNLKSSPSTSVKSGPDLENWPPPLQECIVINEVDEYFICASSGINTAAISAMVYSFLNGEGPGNFNISLHPSQSDADNKTNPISPFIFLTTTDYDKVIFIRIERKVDTSCFVISSFRLVITTNPPTNQVSDWEACKSSAASTYSFDLSLKDAEVIGNLNASDYKVFYYKNETDAIARTNELSTLYSIANTSTIYYRLESRGINECFSTGSFQLILNSAPTLNPIADQYFCTNSGIDYSELEAVMAASLSSGSAQDYNFSLYQSQTDAQNSSNPVSANYFSSILNLNKEFFIRAENKYNSPCFSTISFNLIITQAPVLVALPDWLVCANESDGTYANNFNEKASDALNGLDSTLYSVTYYLNETDAHEARNPLDNAYNLSGEQIIYVRVTSDINPDCYAVSPQKFSVVERIDLNGITDYAICTSTGVTVEDIDEMTSELLPNQNPNNYEIRLFQTESASNSDGAGNSLDSLLGITDYDAPIYLRVETLGASSCFEVTSFRLSIYSIPVVGEISDWSVCSGLSDTYSFDLNLKNSEILANLDATQVNLTYYFTEEDAIAQINLISSAVNVSTEQKVYFRISNDKAPDCFYIADFNLLLSNTLDLDSITDLEKCGLDGFSNFNLENKKAELKQQFGNQYSIEFYISQNDAQLTQNEIVSNVYTNIDPYNQQIFVKVSSAEDDCFSIGSFWLFSTEGPTIAAPSNLISCGNAEGDPTTIDLTEKTTEIISTPTNPDLKISYYYNSEEAEADQNAIINDEFSTLQDLVIYARVSEEDIECFSIVPFEINLIHVPEPEIAEIYLFCESNDLIIDAGDYDSYAWINFENETIFSDRNVTITSSGKYTLKVVKSIDGVSCERIVEFNVEEGSGLSSFDYKVETFQNKYQIYISTANDIALEYSLNGSDYILGNNFFTEPGQLLLSVRDVNGCTTLSKTILLPSYKRFFSPNEDGINDTWFIFDNPQISLLQTIVYDRFGNIMTTITDQKRGWDGLKNGKVAKADDYWFLAISTNGAEFRGHFALLR